The Stenotrophomonas sp. BIO128-Bstrain region AGCCGTCGAAGCGGCGGTCATCGGAGTTCAACAGCACCCCGACCATCGCCGGCAGCAGCAGGCCTAGGCGGGCAATCTCCACCGCGCCATCGTCCAGCGCTTCACCGCCGGTCCAGCCGGGCGGCATTGCGCCGGGATCGCGCAGGTAGCTGAGCGAGGGCAGTGCATCGAAGTCGATGCCGGCCAGCGGCACGCGCGCGCCACGTTCGGCACTGACGCCGAGCACGCGTGCGCGGGTGGAGGTGAGGAACAGGTAGTGGCGATCTTCCGCGGCGGCGGCGAAGGCGGTGAAGCTGGTGCGGGTGCTGCTGTCCAGCGCGATGAAGGCCAGGCGCAGGCCGTGGCCATCGTCGATCACCACCGGGCGACCGGCGCGCAGTTCGGCCACCGCGCGCTCGCAGCGGATCGCGGCCGGGTCGCCGAACAGGGAAGAAGCAGAAGACATGGCAGGGGCCGTGGGGGACATCGTGGTTTCCACAGTGGGGACGGAAAGCGCCGATTCAATCGCGCCAAGGGCGCGACGCTGCGTCGCAGTCAGTGCGGATGGTCCTCGGTGGCGTAGGGATCGTCCTCGCCGCTCTGCGGTGGACGCAGCGTATAGCGCTTGTAGGTCCACTGATACTGCGCCGGATCGCGCCGGGCGATGCGTTCGATCCCGGCATTGAGGGCGCTGGCGGCGGTACGCGGGTCGGGATCGGCCACGGCCGGCGGAGCGGCCTCGATGTGCAGCGCGAAGTCCATGTCCGGGCCGATCCGCTCGCACCAGCCGTACAGCACGGTCGCGCCGGTGCGCTCGGCCAGCCGGTTGACCAGGGTCATCGTCAGCGCCTCCACCCCGAAGAACGGCGCGAACACCCCGTCGCCGGCCTTGGGCTGCTGGTCGGGCAGGATGCCGGTGGCGCCGCCGTCCTTGAGCACCTTGAACAGCTGGCGCACGGCCGGGCCCTCGGCCCGGACCTGCTGGACGTTGTCGCCGCCACGGACCAGCTGCAGGAAGGCATCGCCCACCGCTTCATCCGGGGCCTTGTAGACGATCGCGATCGGGCCGCGCGAGGCCAGCCACTGGTTGAGCAGCTCCCAGTTGCCGTAGTGCGGGGCGGCCACGATCACGCCGTTGCCGGCAGCCAGGGCGGCGTCGTACAGCGCCTCACCGTGGCGCTCGGTGAGCCGGGCCAGGTTGCGCTCGCGCGGCTGGGTCCACAGGCGAAGGGTTTCGATCGCTTGCAGCGCGGTGGAGCGCAGCACGTTCCTGTGCAGCGCCGCGCGTTCGGTATCGCTGAGTTCGGGGTAGGCCAGCTCAAGGTTGCGGCGGGTGACGCGGCTCTCACGGGCGTTGAGACGGATCCACAGCCAGGCCAGCAGCGTCGCGACGGCACGCAGCCAGGACCAGGGCAGGCGGGTGAACAGGGCAGCGGCGCGGTACGCCAGGCGGGCAGTGGTGTGCGGTTTCATCGCTGCGAAGTCTAGCCGCTGGCGGCCAGCCTGTCGGCGCGCGGGCGCGTTAAGGTAGGCCGCCTTCAGTTGCGGAGCCCTGCCGATGCTTGTCCTGATCCAGCGCGTGAGCCAAGCCAGCGTCCATGTCGAGCAGGCCGTCGTGGGCCAGATCGGGCCCGGCCTGCTG contains the following coding sequences:
- a CDS encoding lauroyl acyltransferase, whose product is MKPHTTARLAYRAAALFTRLPWSWLRAVATLLAWLWIRLNARESRVTRRNLELAYPELSDTERAALHRNVLRSTALQAIETLRLWTQPRERNLARLTERHGEALYDAALAAGNGVIVAAPHYGNWELLNQWLASRGPIAIVYKAPDEAVGDAFLQLVRGGDNVQQVRAEGPAVRQLFKVLKDGGATGILPDQQPKAGDGVFAPFFGVEALTMTLVNRLAERTGATVLYGWCERIGPDMDFALHIEAAPPAVADPDPRTAASALNAGIERIARRDPAQYQWTYKRYTLRPPQSGEDDPYATEDHPH